Below is a genomic region from Paenibacillus rhizovicinus.
GCTGTGGCTGGAATATATCGACGGCGTAAGCGGCTTGGACTTGACCGCCGACATGTATGCAGAGGCCGCGCTGGAGTTAGGGCGTTTTCAAGGCAAGCTGTATGCGGAACAGCCCGCCGTGCTGCAGAGCCTGACCAACCTGAGCCATGCGGATTTCATGAAGAATACGTATTTGCATTACCGCTCTTGGCCGGTCGTCTACGATTATATACGTTCAGAAGACTGTGAATTGCCGCTGCATCTGCGGCAAATGCTCATCGAGATCGACGAGCAGGCAGACGAGATATTCGCTCGTATTCACAAATTGCCCCTCGTGCTCTGTCATCGCGATTTCTGGGTAACCAACCTGATCCATGCCGACGGGAATTTCGCGCTCATCGATTGGGATACTTGCGGCTGGGGCTGCCTCGGCGAGGATCTCGCAAGCCTGATCGCTGACGAACCGGATATCGATCGCATGGTCGAACACTACCGGCGATGCATCCCCGCGTATTACAAAGGCTTCTCGGAGCATGCGGACGTATCCCGCATCGAGGATCATTGCGTCTATGAGCTAATCCTTCTCGTATTCGGGTACAGGCTTATCGAGGGGTATCTCCACGCAGAGGCCGATGACGGGAAAACGAAGCATGTCCATACGCTCCAACAAATCCATGAAATGAAGACCGCGCCATTAATGGTCTCATCCGGTTAACTTCCTAATTTCTTTTTGGCCTCTACCTCTTTTGGTTCGCAGAGGACTTTTATCACTACTGGGTTAACTAATGGGTGAACTAAAAATGATGAGTTCCCGGCATCCGACGGGGCTCTTTTTTTTTGCTTTTTCATTGAAGTAACGGGGGTTTGTGCAACTATCCAAGTATTGGAGGCGTAAAAAGTGTAGTATGGTTTTACTGCGAAAGAGGGGGTTGAAGATTGAAGATTCCCCCTTCTGAGAGAGCGATAAGGGAGGCCGCGATGACAGAGACCGCATTCGACGAACCGTTATTTGCAAGCTTGAAGCCAGGCTTAACCTCGTTCTGTTACCGTATGCTAGGCTCCATGGACGATGCGGACGACGCCGTTCAGGAGACGAGCATTCGGGTCTGGCAGGGCTGGAGCACGTTCAGACAGGATTCCTCGTTCAAAACGTGGGTCTATCGGATTGCCTCCAACCTGTGCTTGGACAAGCTGAGACAATCCAAACGCCGCGCGCTTCCCGTTGACCTGTTCGACCCGGCCGTTGCCATCGTCGAACCGCGCGACACGCTGCCGGACTCTGCCTGGATTTGGCCGTCTCCCGACTTCGGGGGCAATCCGGAGGACCGGCTCGTCCGCAGAGAGACTCTTCAACTGTGCTTCATCGCGCTCCTGCAGACCTTGCCTCCGCGCCAGCGCGCGGTACTCATTATGAAGGATGTATTCGAATGGTCCTCCAAGCAGATCGCGGAAACGTTGGCGATGTCGCCGGCCGCGGTGAACAGCGCCTTGCAAAGAGCCCGAGAAACGATGGACCGGGCGCAGCTTCGTTCGGATGCGCTCAGCAGCATGGACGTTCAACCGGATCAGCAGCTGCTGTCCCGGTATGTGGAGGCCTTCGAGCAATTCGATATTGCTGCGCTCGTCGCGTTGTTCCACGAAGAAGGCTGCATGTCGATGCCGCCCTTCGAGATGTGGATTCGCGGCAAGGAAGATTTGTCCGCCTTCTATTCGCTTACTCGCTGGCATTGCGAAGGTTCGCGATTCGTGCCCATTACGGTGAATGGCGGTTATCCGGCGTTGGCCCAGTATATGCCGGGCAAGGATGGCTCCGGCCTGGTACCCTGGGGCATCCACGTCATCGAAACCAAAGAAAATCAAATCCTGCACGTTCAAAACTTCATCCATACGCCATTATTTTCGCGATTTGGGCTGCCCGAGCGAATGGACCGATGAATTTCGTCATTGGCTGACGTCTATATCATTGAGCATGACCGAACAACGAATATCCAGAGAGGTGTGTTTCTAAAATGGAAACGAATCAACCGACGAAAGTAACCGTGCAAGCCGTCATTCAAGCCCCTGTCGAGAAGGTATGGCGTTATTGGACCGAGCCGGAGCACATCACGAAGTGGAATCAAGCGTCCGAGGACTGGCATGCGCCGAGAGCCGAAAACGATCTGCGGGTCGGCGGCAAGTTTCTAACGCGGATGGAAGCGAAGGATGGGAGCATGGGCTTTGATTTTGGCGGCGTCTACGATGTTGTTAATCTGCATGAGGCGATCGGCTACACCATGGAAGACGGAAGAAGAGTGGATATTGCTTT
It encodes:
- a CDS encoding phosphotransferase; protein product: MNTIKREKLNVALTRQFKKEIIAADYRTVPLQGGTVGNVHLVSGTAETAEGEILPFRIVLKIQKEWERYGDPGSWRREYDLYSSDLGAAFSPSLRWPTCYHAEFNAEVNEYRLWLEYIDGVSGLDLTADMYAEAALELGRFQGKLYAEQPAVLQSLTNLSHADFMKNTYLHYRSWPVVYDYIRSEDCELPLHLRQMLIEIDEQADEIFARIHKLPLVLCHRDFWVTNLIHADGNFALIDWDTCGWGCLGEDLASLIADEPDIDRMVEHYRRCIPAYYKGFSEHADVSRIEDHCVYELILLVFGYRLIEGYLHAEADDGKTKHVHTLQQIHEMKTAPLMVSSG
- a CDS encoding sigma-70 family RNA polymerase sigma factor; protein product: MTETAFDEPLFASLKPGLTSFCYRMLGSMDDADDAVQETSIRVWQGWSTFRQDSSFKTWVYRIASNLCLDKLRQSKRRALPVDLFDPAVAIVEPRDTLPDSAWIWPSPDFGGNPEDRLVRRETLQLCFIALLQTLPPRQRAVLIMKDVFEWSSKQIAETLAMSPAAVNSALQRARETMDRAQLRSDALSSMDVQPDQQLLSRYVEAFEQFDIAALVALFHEEGCMSMPPFEMWIRGKEDLSAFYSLTRWHCEGSRFVPITVNGGYPALAQYMPGKDGSGLVPWGIHVIETKENQILHVQNFIHTPLFSRFGLPERMDR
- a CDS encoding SRPBCC family protein, whose amino-acid sequence is METNQPTKVTVQAVIQAPVEKVWRYWTEPEHITKWNQASEDWHAPRAENDLRVGGKFLTRMEAKDGSMGFDFGGVYDVVNLHEAIGYTMEDGRRVDIAFIDQGNETKVIETFDAESSNPVEFQQAGWQAITDNFKAYTEQN